The Natator depressus isolate rNatDep1 chromosome 8, rNatDep2.hap1, whole genome shotgun sequence genome window below encodes:
- the LEAP2 gene encoding liver-expressed antimicrobial peptide 2 — MQCLKVIAVLLLCAALLSQIHCASLHHPSSQLTRQRRMTPFWRGISLRPIGAKCRDDSECVSMLCRKTRCSLRISRRYCEGMRTPEN, encoded by the exons ATGCAGTGTTTGAAAGTTATAGCTGTCTTACTACTTTGTGCAGCCCTACTGAGCCAG ATACACTGTGCTTCCTTGCATCATCCAAGCTCTCAGCTAACAAGGCAAAGGAGGATGACACCTTTCTGGAGAGGGATTTCCCTCAGACCCATAGGAGCCAAATGCAGGGATGATAGTGAATGTGTCTCTATGCTATGCAG GAAGACTCGCTGTTCCCTAAGAATTTCCC GTAGATATTGCGAGGGCATGAGGACCCCAGAGAACTGA